The genomic interval TTAGCAACATGTTCTTCTCTTTCAGTAACACATACCTAAAAGTGGGTAGAACCGGATTTACTGTCAATACTGACATGTTGACCAAAGAAAATTGTGCTTATTGCACATCACTTACCAAAGTTTGTGTAAATCTTCACTACTTTTGCCTCTCAGCTGGTTTATTGTCCATAATTCGCCTATAAGAATAAAGTACATTATGTTACACTCCACTAAAGATACAAGGTTATACAACCATAATAAAACTCAAAAATATTTGTAAGCCTTCATACTATACTACTTAAAGCTTGTCTACCTTGGCTTTTCTCATGTTGCTATATGAACAAAACCCTCCCATTCAGAAATCAGTCTGGAAGAACATAGTAAAACAAACAGCTATTTTGGTAAAACAGAAAAGGATATAAATTTGGAACAAAATTTGCTAAATCTTTGCAATGCACATAAATCAGCCTGATGTTTTTTTCCACCACACGTagagatatattttaaatgaaaataaatttgttattcTACATGTTTTAGAAACCAAGTCAAGTTGGGAACAATACactgcttgcataaaaaaatatattctttgaaTGATATCAATATCAAATCATCAGTTGACCTGCATTCATTTGTGCCTGGAATTTAGTTCTAGGTGAGCTCCTGACACAGGACAGATCATGTTATCATAGGTCTGCAATATGGTTCATAGAGCTCTAATAGAGTGCAAGTGTGCTAACTTtgctttttaaagaacaaatacaaaagtaataaaatgtaaagtgaacATGGTTTGGAAAAATTGAAAAGTATTTTAGTTACTTACCCGACTTAACCGTTTTCTCCCCCCAATTCTGTGGGTCATCAAAGAACTCCTCAAGGCCCCTTCGTTCTGCTGATGAGTGAAATGATGTGCGCTGCTCCAGCCAGCTGAATTCTGAAGTTCTTCGGCTCAGAACATTCAGCATTacactataaaacaataaatggaaGAACATCAATGTAGAAGTGGAATAAAAGTGCTGGACTCCTGGGTATGGCCCATTGCTTTAAGTGTTCATAGGCGGCTTAAGTAAACTGTAAGTGTACATGAAGGGTGTGGAAGTGCTACATCACTGGTATAATGCCCGGAATATCATTTTGTGTTCAGTAAGAACAGTCAATGCATTTAAAGGGTTTTGAGCGTCCCCGTTCATCAAGGCTGGAGCACAAGTTGAGACTGGACAGGGCATTGTATGCTGcagaaacattttaacaaacTTAGGAATTTCTTGCTACAGCTCAAGAAGGTTTCTAATGAGATGACACGGGCTACTCTTAattatctactagattgtaagctcttcggggcagggtcctctcctcctgtatcactgtctgtattagtctgtcatttgcaatccctatttaatgtacagcgctgcgtaatatgttggcgctatataaatcctgtttaataataataataataataaaatcctggAACATCTATAAAGCAAACAATTTCCAGCCCTtaagcttcgtacacacgtcagatttttctcacccgataatcggcatcggccagatatcgggcgaaaatctggcgtgtgtacagttagcgtcgtccatcgtccgaacgaccgtcctggccgatccacagacgatgaacgacgagcgatcctaatgcaagggaagggggagagagcgcagcagggtgccgctccgtcgctctccccctcccctctccatagagcagaacggtgctatatgtacagcaccgttcatgcatcgtgtagtcctttgtggaaggatcgtgaaagatcctttccaacgacaaaaattgcatgtgtgtacgcagctttactcttaaCCAGgctttcccaaccaaggttccctCAGATGTTGGTAGGGgtctcttaaagcagaagtaaacccaaaacaataaaatcatacttaccttctATCTCACAGATcagtcgggaggtttctttcatcgggtcctgcgttgtcccggtatctgtcttcaacccagcgcagagggagcaccaacatcttcttttctcaccttcttcttcctacgtcacccgatctcgcactatGGAGTCACTCGCACTGTGCAGGaaaaaattggcaattttttcccctattgatgaaagagATCCTTCTGCATAAGAagcagcagccaagagcctcccaaggGTGCgggatgtaggtatcccgggaggctctgcgctcctattcattctttattgcctaggcgacttttttttttttttttttttaaagggcgttggattaaaaaaaaaacacaaacaaaatattttctttaaataaaagccttgcctacccttttatgtaaagtaaaaattctgagtttagctacgctttaaACAGTAAACAGCAGCAGATTGATATTTGACCCATGAGACAAATTCCCAATGATCAACAATGTAAGCTGTCTCTTCTACACTGCTCTCCAATGTGAGAACATTTTCCATTAACCCCCAATTTATTAGGAAACTTTTCAACTGACAGATAGATTGTGCCAATGAATTCTGAGCTGTAGATACAATATGAGATTCCCCGATACCTCACAAATAGTTCTTTAGATTTTCTGGGGTAAAAAGTCTGCTGTAagctattattataattattagtaaacaggattctATTGTACTTTATGTCTGGTGATCAGATTGTTTATACACAACACAGATTATACCCTGCACACATTACAGGGTGGTGTTTTCATTACATCACTTTACAACTCAAATATGAGCAGAAATGATATTGTCTATGTTCAAGTCATAGAGCTTTTCAAGAAGCATAATAACACCCAAACACcttattacattataaatataataatgaatatatataatatttctgaTCCAGTTTAATATAGACAGCATGACACAATACTTTATACATccagaccttagactgtaaaaggactatggacattgtacagcactgcttaatatgttggtgctatatgaaaaaaaactattatattaataataattataagtcTACTGTCAGACTCTTCAGTAAAGTATCTGATGATGTTAACTTTAGgagatattttgtataataaacagATCCCAGGCAGACAATGTTGCTGATATGAAGTACACATGTAATGATGGCTTTGGGGTCATATATGTAGCATGCTTCTAAGCAAACTTCCATCTTCCTGCAGCAACCAATGTGCTGTCATTCTGCAGTCCagcattgtattttgtattgttggAGGTCCTACGCACATTACAGCCCTGCCATGGCATGTTTTCTAGCTAGTGTTATAAAGCCCATGCCAAGGACACACAGAAAATAGATAATCAGCACAGCTGACCTAGAAGGTAAGCCCTACAAATGACACTTCATCTCTTACCCGGACAGACCGCCCAAAGTCCTGCCAGTGAGCCCGCCGGTACCCTGACATAGCCGTCTGCAACCTGTCAGCAGCGCCCTTACTGtggacgccgccatcttcccaGGACACGACTCCCACAATGCAACGGGACAGAACACGGCTCTCGTAGGGCGCACGAGTGCTGTCATGTTCCCCTATCACGCTGTATTCTATTACTGGAAGATAGTGATATATAGATATTGTAGATAGTAATAATATAGGGCTAAGTAGGACCTTATTTTGGCGGGTGTATTAACAAGTATTTGTTTGCTGCTTGCTAATTGAACTAGTAAGGGCAAGTTTGCCAGTAGTTGACGTGTCGCTTTTGGTTTCGTAGACAAGCTGGGACTAGTACCCACAATCCCTTGCGCCTGTCCTCAGTGAACATGGCGGGGATGAGTCTCCTCCGGTCGGCGGTGGCTATGGCCAGCCGGCTGCAGCCTTTCCAACGCTGGGCGCTCAGGAGTAATGTGCTGCCTAAGAAAAATCCATCGGCCGCCTTGGGTAAGAGTACGGCCTGTCAGGCAATGATGTCCGCGGTGACCTTTGCCTGGGGACAGCCTGACATTGGCAGTGTGTCAGGTCCAGGTTATATGAATGTGCTGGGCATGGCTGTGTCAGTATGTGAGGGGATCAGAGGGAGCAGTGCTGTGTATGCTACACTTGTATTGTCAGTGCTGCCAGAGCACAGGGAGCCACCATTGCTTGCATGTTCTATGGGTAGCTTGCTGGCTGTGTTGTGCTGATAAATAAATACTGCTACATTATGACGTCACAAATAGATGCATTTCACCTGACCCCCCAAAGTTCTGCCTTTGTATCCCCCAAGTCTATCTCCCTGACCAGCTGCACCCCACACATAAGTATAATGTTCACTGATAGCAGAAATAGAATACATACAGTGCAAGATTGCCGAAAGCATGGgacaagtgaaaaataaatattaccgtACTAATACAATCAGTAACCTGTCCCTAGAGACATGATTAGTGATGTACTGACACAGCCAGAAAGCCAAAGTTTGTAAAGAGGGAATTGGACAAACATGTCCGCAGATACACCACCCAACCTGTCCCGTCGCAAGCGGCAGATACACTGCCCGACCTGACGCAAGCTGGTTCTCGGATACTCGAGCTGACCTGACGCAAGCCGGTCCTCAGATACACGAACCAACCTGTTGCAAGGGGGTCATCGATATACCAGCTGACCTGTCACGGGGCAAACCCATCCGCGCATACACCTGCCAACCTGTCGTGGCGCAAGCCCGTCCACAAATACACCAGTCAACCTATTGCAGTGCAAGCTTGTCCTCGGATACACCACTCGACCTGTTGAGGCGCAAGCCCGTCCTCAGATACAACAACTAACCTGTCGCGGCGCAAGCCGGTCCTTGGATACACGACTTGACTTGTCGCAAGGCGGTCGTCAGATTCACCAGCCGACCTGTCGCGGCGCAAACCCATCCGTGAATACATCAGCCGACCTGTCGTGGTGCAAGCCCGCCCCTGGATATACCAGCTGACCTGTCATGGTGTAAGCCCGCCCCTGGATATACCAGCCGACCTGTCGAGTCACCAGCCCGTCCTTGGACACACCAGCCGACCTGCGGCCGCACATGATTCATTGGCGGTGCTCTAAACAAGATTAAAAGACAAAAGATTTCCCCTAGTAAATCTGGCAGTACACCCCAGCACAATGTTGTTGTAAACACATCTTACCAGATCAGTCAGTTTTGGTTTTTGAAAACCTTAGTATGTTGTTGTACTCGTCACAGATTATTATATAACACACAGTAACGTGGGAATGTCCCTAATAAAAAGTTGTATTCCATCTTTTTTAATGCCCCTGGCTGGGTCTTCTTTGAAAAGTATATTTTCACTTCATTTCACCTCTTTCATTAACCTGGGTGAAGACTTTGCAATACAAATATGTTCTATTACAATACCACTGTGCTAAATCTTTGTGCTTCTGTTTTCTTCCAGCTCCCGTGCGTTATAGCAGCGGTGGGAAGCGAGTCTTTGTAATTGGTCCATCAGTTCACCATGAAAACAAATTCAAAAGCTACTTTGTAAGTCTTCTCTGGGTTTAGAAAAGACATTTCTTTTTTGAGCCCTGGTTTACCAGTTTTCAGATCTTGGAaatgttgttattgttttatatttcagcatATGTATTTGAACTGAAAGTATGTTTATGTCCATCATGCAGActtgtatgtatttatacactGGCAATGAATagccctgtgtttgtgtgggtaaCCGAAAGAAAAGTCCCCAATGTGGGTGGCATGGTGGTTCACACTAGAACTTTGCCTTGCAGCACTGGAATCCCAGGTTtggccaggacacgatctgcatggagtttccatgcactcccaaaaacatacagttaggtcaattggcacagaagccaaaacattttttataaatagggaGGGTTAAACCCGCTTTCAcggccaccattttttttttggaaggcacCTGTGTAGCACCACCACAATGCCATGCTGTGGAAAAATGGTGAAGGTGTGTTTTCTGGACAATTCCTGTCTTGTGGACTCAACAAGTGAAAGGCTTTCCTTCCATGTAAGGGACATTCCATTTAGAGAGATCTTTCTGTTGATCAGTCAGAATTTTGGATTTAATTTGCCTTTCATTCCCAGTGACAGTAGTGATTCAAAGCAATACCAAAGAGTGAATCCCCCTAatggggaaaatgttttattttaaacctcaAATTATGTGGGAtctagtgcagtgtgtgagcaTGCTTTATGCCAAGCAATTCTAATCATTTCAGTATCCTGCCAACGTATCATAATAATCCACAAAATACGCTTGTACTATGTATGTCAGTGTTTTACCGTCCACAGTAAAACAGATGCTTTGGATTGTTTTTTTGAGAGTTGCAGCAAAGGCACTAACACGTACAGAGTGTTGCCATATGTTGTAGTAATGCTAGTTTTGCTTGGAAACACAAATGTTTAACCCTAGAACTAAGGTATGCCATTAGGGGATTTGATTCTATCCTttcaatatttctaaatgtttgttACTTTGTACATGTAAAACAACACATGTAAAAGTTACATGTATTGTTTTAGTTACATGTAAAACAATagcctaaagcggaactaaactgaaaataaaaaaatcacacttacctttaatcccatagATCCCTGGATGGCGCTTGTCCTTCCCTCGATCCAGTCCAGCGtcatcctagaattcctcttcatctGTTGGGCACAGCCATCTTTCACCCAATTttacactgcacaggtgcgagattgggtgatgtagcccgctgtaacTGCGCATGAGAGAGATTgtcatctctttccccttagtggaaaaaagtGCCtgttctgcgcatgcccaaaatcagacatgcgcagaaggagcagccagagcctccaaggatgtgtgacgtaggtatcccgggaggctttgtgctcccattcggTCAGACTGAAGGGGAAGGTGctgcaccccccttttttttgggtgttgtttttaaaaaataaataacatttttcctttacatataagggttgtctacccttatgtaaagtgaaactgttgagtttaggtcagctttaaatagaGTCACCAGATCCTGTGGGACACATGGGGACTAAAGAGCCAGGGTATTCTTCTATCCTGGTgcttttgctttcattttctatatttcaattatttagtcctctaatgtaaacatttttttttttatagaaattctACGTACTGCTTGGTGCAGTTCCTGCAGGTATTGTTATATTACTCATCAATATTTTCATTGGTAAGTATCAGTTGatttcattgtatatttttaacttgtgtattaatatttttagaataatgtatttttttttgttataggttCCTAAAGTACCATGACTTGTTTAAAAATTGACCTTGGTTTCCAAGTTGAGgtttagactaaaaaaaaaaaaaatatctagtcCCCCCCCCCATATTACTTACACTAAGCTAAACTTCGCCCCTACCCCCACCTAGATACTTATGGACCTTTCCCTGATAACCGCAGCCTCccttccaaactttttttgtgcttGCCTGTACAATACCTTCTCATAGACTTGACTAGTGCCTTATGCCAACGGTACTGGAACCATTCAAGTCTGTGGGAAGCTACTGCATAGATTCAGTAGTGTTAAGAAGATTTCTGAGAGGATCTCATTGGAAGGTGTTCCTCCATCTGAAATATAAATGGCAATGCAATGGTATTCAAACCTGAACGTATCCCGAGGTTCCCATATGTAAGGTATTAAACTCCTCAtacgcagggctccaagacttttctagaggtgccccgactctctggaatggtcttcctcatcctattcagcttgctagtactttctcctcatttaaaagagcactcaaaacacatcttttcaaacttgcctacccatcttcttctgtcttctaaaaccttctattgtgtgttacttccccgacctcctagattgtgagttcttcggagcagggtcctcccctgctgtgtcactgtctgtcatttgtaaccactATTCaaagtacagtgctgtgtaatatgttggtgctatataaatcctgtttaataataatattaataataataataataataatgataatattattttgaataataattaCTAAGGGCTGAAACCTCACACTCTAGAGGAGGATATGTTTGTAATGTTTAGTAAAAAGATGGGTACTGCATGAAACATTGCAGGATTGAAATGAAGACCTCCCTATCCTTTTTTTATGCATATCTGTAAGGTAATTGGCTCATACAAGGTCTTCTTTTGAGATTATTACATCTATTAGAGAAAGCAAATCCTATCATAATGGGAATTAAAAGATCTTTATATGTTATGTTAACAGGTCCAGCTGAATTAGCAGAGATTCCAGAAGGCTATGTTCCTGAGTTCTGGGAATACTATCAGGTACGTTTTCAGTGGTGACCAGTGGTGTTCAGTCTTTGAAGTATTACAACTAGTGCAGGTATAAAGTGAAGACACATAGATGTAAAAATAGCCCAACATTCAGCTTTATCTGGACATTTCCTAAAGCCCTGCAGcaactttcagattttttttccctttagtaGATAAAACTGTAGAAGAAGGAAGccttcatgttttctttaaatactgAGCTACCCATATGTAAAAGTGCCTCCAAAAAGCCAATGTATATTGGCAATTGAAAAAAGGATCCTTGGATTTGTCTACTTGATACTTGTCTTcgactttttttttacccaagctACTGTTATGATTATGAtctcttattatttttttcagcaccCAATCAGTCGTTGGATAGCTCGTAATGTGTTTATTCCTGTTGATGAATCGTATGAGAAAGCAATGGCTGTAATCCACCAAGAAGAAGAGAAACGCCACCTCAGGTAGACCGATAACTCTGTTCAAGTTGGTTTTAACctgatatatacacacagtaacGAGTGACCCTGACaatggctaacaaagatttttttccgCTGAGTTTCGGCCTCGGCTAACTAATGCATTTGTGGATGAGCGATAGCAAACTGCATCTGCGGtgagctgtattttagttttgtttcggctaacaaagattaaGTGTGATTCCGGAATGAATTTGTTATCCATGGTatcactgtatgtatgtatatctgtgtgtgtgtgtgtgtcctgaaaaggttggcgaccgatGCCCTACAGGATTACCTTTCTAGAATACTAACATTTTCATTTAGATCAACTTGTTCTTGCAAGTGCTGTCTCTGATCTTTACGAACTACTACATTACTTCAGAATGCCATAGAAACAGCAGGGATAGTGAATGGAACAACACAGCACTTTGGGTGGCTTCATACGTTCATATGTCTGATACAccactaaacattaaaaaaaaattcaaacggGTCATCAGTGGTATATCATATTTAATAAGTGCCTCACATTCCAACACAGGAAATTCAGCAGCACATGACAGCACCTTGACTTATTTGATACTGACTGTAGCTAGTCATAAGCTTTATCACTAAGTACTGTTAGTAGGAAACCTGTCAAGGCACTGTCATGCCCTTGTGAATTATTCTCTAATTTTCCAGGACTGAGCAAATTCTAAGAAGCTGTTGGCATTGCCTGTGTGGAACGTTGAGGTAATTGGTAGTTTCCTTAGTGGCAGCATGACTGTATATACACCCGAAAGTATATCGGATGCGGAAGATATTATCCACATCCATAGATCTTGGAGAGTGTAAAGATTGTCAAggatctgcatatatatatatatatactacagccactttaaccacctgagcgttacactgaggtctagatttctgtcaAGCTCCACTCCATTTGATTGTACCCTTGTAAAATAGGCTTCATCATGGGTTACTGCCCTCTACTCGGTTTACACCTTTGTAGTTTGCAAAGTATGCTAGACTTTCTAACCAAAAACCCAGGAATATCTGTAAACTTGTAAGCATTCTGTCTAAGACATACCCTAACCTCTGTACTAGAAGTGGGGGAAGGGAGTGACTTGCACTGCAGTCTGTGCAATTTGAACTCCCTGCTCTTCAGATCTGTTTCATATAACAGCTGTAGGATGAATTGAAGAAGTTGTTGCTCTTATATGAAGCTTGCCACCTACTGGCTGTCAttggtaaatattaaatgtttttctactcaacagtttaaataaaaaaagtgcattaaaaatgtatcattccTTTAGCACCAGTGGGAAGAGCTTTTGTTCTGTATATTGtctatttatactttaaatatgcatcatgtcattgttttttttgtttgttttttttaaattctgtttgatagaatgtttttgtttgtcaCTTTTTTAATCAGGCTTTATGAAGACATTGCCCGGAGTTCTATGAGACTTAGGGGAGATGGTCCGTGGTATCATTTTCCAACTCTGGATAAAAACCTTATTGACAATGAACCTAAATCCACCCCTGATCTGTAATAGATCTACTCATCCAAAGTCAATTGTATCTCACTataagtaaaaattatatatgtcCTTTCCATAAATGTTCATACCTTTTCATCTTTGTTAacaataaaattacttatttactttgaaaattgaagtttttgaacaTTAATAAAAAGCAATCCTGGTTCTGCAATTATTTACCGAAATCAAAAAGTGTTTGGTGCAAATGACAATATTTGACATGTGTTCACCCTAGTCCTGCTAAGCTGCACAACCTTTGGGGAACCTGAACTTTTTTGTTACTGTGTCAGTCAAGCCAGGTAAGTGAAacagaaatatatgtatattgaaatttatatgaactgcagctgtATACTGCACACTTGTCATTCTGTAGTTTTACACTAAATTCATCATGTGTTGCTCACTTATTGGACCACAAGCAATCCACTGACTAATGCAGTCACCTATGTACACCCATTATATATTGCAGACCTtttcacttaaaaaatgtttgaacaagTAAACAttggatcttcattcaaacagaGCCTACAGATAAAAAGTAGTTTCTTTTTGATTATCTGCCTTTTTCAAAATTTTCTAcaacattttattgccatttaaagCAGAGCCTTCAGTAGATTTCTCTACACTTTGACATGTTCTTCACCCTGCTTTGGAATTGCTACAAGGAATTTCTCAAATGCTGTTTTTGGATTTTGCCATATATGTACTGTTATTGTGGCCagactgttttataataatttgagcaCACTGTACTAGAAGACTTGGTCAAAAggttaatgtatttattttatttcaatttatctCTCTTTTGCTTCGTAGCAGTCAGTCCCCCAGTCAGCAGGATCTGTGCCCACATCAGTTCACAGGTGACATtgtaggttttaaaaataaaatagctcaGTTAAACATACAGATATGTTTTTGATCATAataccagtattattattattattattaataggatttatttagcgccaacatattacgcagcgctgtacaataaatagggattgcaaatgacagactaatacagacagtgatacaggaggagagaaccctgccctgaagagcttacaatctagtaggtgggggaatttcacacacaataggatgggagatatgtagtggtgggaagtagtgatggtttcaaaagacagaagaagatgggtaggcaagtttgaaaaaatgggttttgagcgctcttttaaatgagcagaaagtaggagcaagccgaataggacgaggaagaccattccagagagttggggcagctccagagaagtct from Pyxicephalus adspersus chromosome 4, UCB_Pads_2.0, whole genome shotgun sequence carries:
- the NDUFB5 gene encoding NADH dehydrogenase [ubiquinone] 1 beta subcomplex subunit 5, mitochondrial, which translates into the protein MAGMSLLRSAVAMASRLQPFQRWALRSNVLPKKNPSAALAPVRYSSGGKRVFVIGPSVHHENKFKSYFKFYVLLGAVPAGIVILLINIFIGPAELAEIPEGYVPEFWEYYQHPISRWIARNVFIPVDESYEKAMAVIHQEEEKRHLRLYEDIARSSMRLRGDGPWYHFPTLDKNLIDNEPKSTPDL